One window of Papaver somniferum cultivar HN1 chromosome 9, ASM357369v1, whole genome shotgun sequence genomic DNA carries:
- the LOC113310860 gene encoding serine/threonine-protein kinase prpf4B-like isoform X1 — protein sequence MEVSGIESVLKFLRKNGFSEAELALRNDLFERHDDLVSSDFEKFQFPLSPKLPPVRLQRKLNFSDDDDDDGGDAASSSTSYRSDDFQSLSSSKGFTNPYGLLSTDHLSSDSSSDRLSQFGTARDYHDSEMLNDMFWHDEKGYIGGGGKDFFSCRSEDKFVTTSGGMGQYEQNYGLDFASRGFHSVTSINSGELLLRNNSSVDDTDDVVVKDCYHWYEASQRGIGNEAGLESGAENNCLVPVYDSSIGLEGLQAGESDNDNNLNAMKELALIEGQFKTFGETPSEHDSTAGKTRNGSSPDKGLTKSDGEEYQKEFGLQLQADAQPFQPYGDDGYESEDGKETTGEELHGPEVAGDGENSATPNKLSIYEHVEDEYEVFNLRIIHRKNRTGFEENKDMPIVLNSVIAGRYYVTEYLGSAAFSKVIQAHDLQTGIDVCLKIIKNDKDFFDQSLDEIKLLKFVNKHDPGDEHHILRLYDYFYHQEHLFIVCELLRANLYEFQKFNQDSGGEVYFTLRRLQSITRQCLEALEFLHCLGIIHCDLKPENILIKSYSRCEIKVIDLGSSCFESDNLCLYIQSRSYRAPEVILGLPYDQKIDLWSLGCILAELCSGEVLLPNEALVVLLSRIIGMFGLPDMEMLVKGQETHKYFTKEYDLYHMNEETNEMECIIPEESSLEHHLQVSDIGFIEFVKDLLEVNPSRRPTASEALQHPWLSYPY from the exons ATGGAAGTTTCTGGTATAGAATCCGTGTTGAAATTCTTGAGGAAGAATGGGTTCTCAGAAGCAGAATTAGCACTCAGAAACGATTTATTTGAAAGACATGATGATTTGGTTTCTTCTGATTTTGAGAAATTTCAGTTTCCATTGTCTCCTAAACTTCCTCCTGTTAGACTTCAGAGAAAATTGAACttttccgatgatgatgatgatgatggtggtgatgctgCTTCTAGTTCAACCTCTTATCGGTCTGATGATTTTCAGAGCTTGAGTTCTTCTAAAG GATTTACTAATCCATATGGACTACTTTCCACTGATCATCTAAGTTCCGATAGTTCGTCTGATAGATTGTCACAATTTGGTACTGCCCGTGATTACCATGACTCCGAAATGTTAAATGACATGTTCTGGCATGATGAGAAAGGTTACATTGGTGGAGGAGGGAAGGATTTCTTCAGTTGTCGAAGTGAAGACAAGTTTGTAACAACTTCAGGAGGGATGGGACAATATGAACAGAATTATGGTTTGGATTTCGCGTCTAGAGGATTTCATTCGGTGACTAGTATTAATTCAGGCGAGTTGTTGTTACGTAATAACAGCTCGGTAGATGATACGGATGACGTTGTTGTAAAAGATTGTTATCATTGGTATGAAGCTTCTCAACGTGGAATTGGCAATGAAGCTGGACTAGAGAGTGGTGCCGAAAACAATTGTTTGGTTCCCGTTTATGACAGCAGTATTGGATTGGAAGGGTTGCAAGCTGGGGAGTCAGATAATGATaataatctaaatgcaatgaaaGAACTCGCTCTGATTGAAGGTCAGTTTAAGACTTTTGGTGAAACCCCTTCAGAACATGATTCTACTGCAGGGAAGACAAGAAATGGGAGTTCCCCTGACAAGGGTTTGACAAAATCTGATGGAGAGGAATACCAGAAAGAATTTGGGTTGCAGCTACAGGCAGATGCTCAACCTTTCCAGCCTTATGGAGATGATGGATATGAATCTGAAGATGGAAAAGAAACGACTGGAGAAGAACTCCATGGTCCTGAAGTTGCTGGGGATGGAGAAAATAGTGCTACTCCCAACAAACTGTCAATATATGAACATGTTGAGGATGAATAtgaagtatttaatctcagaattATACATCGAAAAAACAG AACAGGATTCGAAGAGAACAAAGATATGCCAATTGTTCTAAATTCTGTCATAGCGGGCAGATATTATGTCACAGAGTACCTTGGTTCAGCTGCTTTTAGCAAGGTCATCCAGGCACATGATCTGCAGACTGGCATTGATGTCTgcttaaaaattataaaaaacgATAAAGATTTCTTCGACCAGAGTTTAGATGAGATCAAACTTCTAAAGTTTGTCAACAAGCATGATCCTGGTGATGAACACCATATTCTGCGGCTATATGATTATTTCTATCATCAG GAGCATCTTTTCATTGTATGTGAATTGTTACGAGCAAACTTGTACGAATTCCAGAAATTTAatcaagattcaggtggagaGGTTTATTTCACATTACGTAGGCTGCAG AGTATTACTAGACAATGTTTGGAGGCCTTAGAATTCTTGCATTGCTTGGGAATTATCCACTGTGACCTTAAGCCGGAAAATATTCTTATCAAAAGTTATAGCAGATGCGAGATAAAGGTTATTGATCTCGGGAGTAGTTGTTTTGAATCAGACAACTTGTGCTTATATATACAATCTCGCTCATACAGGGCACCTGAAGTTATTTTAGGCCTTCCCTATGACCAAAAGATTGATCTCTGGTCTCTTGGTTGTATCTTGGCTGAGCTTTGTTCCGGAGAA GTACTTTTGCCTAATGAAGCTTTGGTTGTATTGCTTTCGCGCATAATCGGCATGTTTGGTCTTCCAGATATGGAGATGTTAGTGAAGGGGCAGGAGACACACAAATACTTCACAAAAGAGTACGATTTGTATCACATGAATGAG GAAACAAACGAAATGGAGTGCATAATCCCGGAAGAATCCTCATTGGAGCATCATCTACAAGTTTCCGATATTGGGTTCATCGAGTTTGTCAAAGATTTACTCGAAGTTAATCCAAGTAGACGGCCCACTGCCAGTGAAGCACTTCAGCACCCATGGCTTTCCTACCCATACTAA
- the LOC113310860 gene encoding serine/threonine-protein kinase ppk15-like isoform X2, which yields MERNTRKNLGCSYRQMLNLSSLMEMMDMNLKMEKKRLEKNSMVLKLLGMEKIVLLPTNCQYMNMLRMNMKYLISELYIEKTGFEENKDMPIVLNSVIAGRYYVTEYLGSAAFSKVIQAHDLQTGIDVCLKIIKNDKDFFDQSLDEIKLLKFVNKHDPGDEHHILRLYDYFYHQEHLFIVCELLRANLYEFQKFNQDSGGEVYFTLRRLQSITRQCLEALEFLHCLGIIHCDLKPENILIKSYSRCEIKVIDLGSSCFESDNLCLYIQSRSYRAPEVILGLPYDQKIDLWSLGCILAELCSGEVLLPNEALVVLLSRIIGMFGLPDMEMLVKGQETHKYFTKEYDLYHMNEETNEMECIIPEESSLEHHLQVSDIGFIEFVKDLLEVNPSRRPTASEALQHPWLSYPY from the exons ATGGAGAGGAATACCAGAAAGAATTTGGGTTGCAGCTACAGGCAGATGCTCAACCTTTCCAGCCTTATGGAGATGATGGATATGAATCTGAAGATGGAAAAGAAACGACTGGAGAAGAACTCCATGGTCCTGAAGTTGCTGGGGATGGAGAAAATAGTGCTACTCCCAACAAACTGTCAATATATGAACATGTTGAGGATGAATAtgaagtatttaatctcagaattATACATCGAAAAAACAG GATTCGAAGAGAACAAAGATATGCCAATTGTTCTAAATTCTGTCATAGCGGGCAGATATTATGTCACAGAGTACCTTGGTTCAGCTGCTTTTAGCAAGGTCATCCAGGCACATGATCTGCAGACTGGCATTGATGTCTgcttaaaaattataaaaaacgATAAAGATTTCTTCGACCAGAGTTTAGATGAGATCAAACTTCTAAAGTTTGTCAACAAGCATGATCCTGGTGATGAACACCATATTCTGCGGCTATATGATTATTTCTATCATCAG GAGCATCTTTTCATTGTATGTGAATTGTTACGAGCAAACTTGTACGAATTCCAGAAATTTAatcaagattcaggtggagaGGTTTATTTCACATTACGTAGGCTGCAG AGTATTACTAGACAATGTTTGGAGGCCTTAGAATTCTTGCATTGCTTGGGAATTATCCACTGTGACCTTAAGCCGGAAAATATTCTTATCAAAAGTTATAGCAGATGCGAGATAAAGGTTATTGATCTCGGGAGTAGTTGTTTTGAATCAGACAACTTGTGCTTATATATACAATCTCGCTCATACAGGGCACCTGAAGTTATTTTAGGCCTTCCCTATGACCAAAAGATTGATCTCTGGTCTCTTGGTTGTATCTTGGCTGAGCTTTGTTCCGGAGAA GTACTTTTGCCTAATGAAGCTTTGGTTGTATTGCTTTCGCGCATAATCGGCATGTTTGGTCTTCCAGATATGGAGATGTTAGTGAAGGGGCAGGAGACACACAAATACTTCACAAAAGAGTACGATTTGTATCACATGAATGAG GAAACAAACGAAATGGAGTGCATAATCCCGGAAGAATCCTCATTGGAGCATCATCTACAAGTTTCCGATATTGGGTTCATCGAGTTTGTCAAAGATTTACTCGAAGTTAATCCAAGTAGACGGCCCACTGCCAGTGAAGCACTTCAGCACCCATGGCTTTCCTACCCATACTAA